The nucleotide window TATCTGCGCCAAGTGGAACCCTGGCTTCAATGGCTGAGGTCTGCATACCGCCTGTTGGCTGGCCGCAACTCAATCGTACAATCTTGAGCAGCGAGTGGTGCAATCAAGAGCAAACATTTTCCAAGCGGTCTATCGCGGCTAACGTATTCCTGGTCTGTACCTTGCATCAGATCTAGACCGCAAACTACACCCAAGATGTTCAGCCATGAACTAAATAACTGGCCATCCATAGGCTACTCTTTGTTCAACGGCATGGCGCCAGACTTATGTGACTGCGGCATTCCATATCCCTTGCCACGCAATTGTGTGTCCAGCTGACTGCAAATATCCGTCCGcaagcatcatcgtcaccatgACAATTCTTTTGACTTCGTAGAAGTGGGATCTGCCTATACTGCACCCCGGCAACTTGCCGTGTCTTATGGGAAGTTGGACGGATTTATGCGTGATCATGTGCTTGCCACCTCTGGTCATGATCGTATTGTACCGAATATCAATGCGCAAAAAATAATGATGAGCAGAGATGCCTCTGATCACTTTGTCTAAGACTACCGAGACATTGTCCCACGCCCCTCGTTTATCTCAAACACGGTAGTTCACTCTTGGGGGCTAGCGGGGGATCATCACACTTATCACAATCACTCAAAGGACTTGACGTAGACATTCGGGTCCTTTGTCACGGAGGGCGCAGGGCGCATAGAAAATTGAGGGTGTGAAGAGAATCGGATGTGATAAATTCTCAATCACAGCATAGCGATCTAGCCACTCAAAATCGATGGGCACGAATGCGCTTGGCAAGGTCGTACTTTATGACGGTATGCTTCGATGTAGAAAGCTCTCAGATCAACCTGGCGCACCATCACTTACCCAAGTACGCTTTCCCGGTTATCTCAACGAATTTGAGCGAGGAGAGCATAGAGACCCTCAAGATAGAAGAGTCTCTTTCAAGAGTCGTCTAGAGGCAGTGTTTGTAATCGAGGAGTATGCCAGAGCAAAGTATCCCTCCATGAAGACGAGGTTTTTTGGCCTAGCATACGCCAACGAGGggaatttctttctttaatctGTCTATGACCGTGGGCCGAGATGATACCGAGTCAGTTCTGGTTACTGGCTAATTGAAGTTGAAATGGACGTTAAGGAAGTGCGTAAAGTTGCAGATGGTTAACGATCTGTCTCTGGCATAGAACATACCATAAAGGCAATACATGGTGATCACGTACCTTCGAATAGgcagctttttcttttagagTAGATCTCGGATTCTCCATCAAGGCAAAAACGCGTAGTGACTCCGAAGAGAGAAGATATCGGGTCAACACAGTCACCACAGCAAACCCAAGATCGGTCACTCAGCCAGCTTTAGATGTTTCGACAAGTTATTGCAACGTGCCATTGGTTACAATGGAGTCCCAGACCAGAACACCTCTGTCTTGGTCAGATTATCTGATACGATTTAGGGTAGTCTCTTGCTCATCTCTAGACAAgatgtcttcttcattcAAATCACAATCTTGTCAGCAGCTACCCCGAAATAGCAATGTGTGTCTTCAGCACAACCATGTATGTTGTCGCAATAGATTACAAGCCCTTCAAGCACCTTAATCACATCATTGCCACGTTCACATAACATATACAAGTAGCATTCAAAGGGTTGACCAAATATCCCTAAATCGAAGGCATCAACTGGCTAGCAGGAACATCACATAACATGGAACTTCAGTCAGAAATGGATAAAGCAAAGCTTGTAACGCTTATAGATTCTCGAGATAACAAATCATCTCCCAAAACGCCGTGTATCTTTCTAAACATCATCTTACAattcatccttcttcttgaagaactccTCCTGactcccctccccctccccttcggccttcttcttctcagccttggccttaTCCAGcgcttctttctccttcttcagcttggccttgttcttaGCAAGCTCGTCCTCATCTGCATCGATATACCCCCTCAACTCCTTCTCACCACCAGGAAGCTCAACGAGCTCGAGTTTCCACCCGTATTTTCCTGCGAGCTTCTTCATGCGCTCTGTCATGTCCTTCACTGTGGAAGGCTTGAGGTCGAGGCGTTCTAGTTCTTCGGTGCTGAGGAGCTTTACTTCGGCGCCGTCTTCTTTACTCTTACCAGAGGCGACGACTTCGATAAAGCGCTCGCCGTCGGTATCGGTATTGGAGAAGTAGCTTCGTGGAGGAGAGAGCTTAGCGGGTGGTTTGCCTGCCTCGTCGGCGCCGGAGAGGACATTGCGGGCACCTACGATGACGCCGCCGATGTTAACGGGCTCTTTTGCTGCATCTTGTGGCTTGGCCTCTTCGGGTTTGGCCTCTTCACCCTCCTGCTTCAGGGGCTCCTGTGCCGCCTCAGCTTCCTTCACAGGAATCGCCTGGTCCAGTAAAGGAGTCTGGTCATTCTCACCGACGATGAGCTTGCACGAAATGGGGTTCGCTCTAGTCTCCTCAGGAGGCAAGAAAGCAACGTCGTTGCAGAGACGCGGTGTGTTGACCACCATGAGATAAGCACAGATCGTGACCTCCTTGATCCATCCAATCCTGTCAGTCTTCATGCCTGGTACACAATGATACTGAACCTCGATTGTCCGTTCCCTACCGGTCAAATCGCAGATCGTTCCACCTTCTAGCCTCTGTACCAGATATCGTTGATCTCCCTTGACCTGCAGCTCCGCCGGCGGTGGGTTCTCGATGCCGTTCAACTTTGCCTGATGCGCAGCGTTGGCGGGAATCGCGGGGACTTTACCAAGCGTAAAGTCCATGGTGTTGGGGTCGCGCTTGGGAGGCTGGCCATTTGGTATAGACGGGAGGGCGTGGAACTGGACGATCTCCTTGTTGTTGCAGAAACTATAGCTCCACCATCCCGACATAAAGTATAGACAAGAATCTTCAAGTTGTGAGAGAAGTTCCCATCCGCTTGCTGTCGCGCGAGTAAGCTCGCGTGCTTCCTCGGCCTTGGCTAGCTCGTTTGCTGTCTTGTTCTCGGGTTCGGGGGGTTGTATAATAGGGATAGAGCAGAGGTATTCGTGGGGAGGTAGTTTCATAAGTTCGTATGTATGCGACGGGCCATTTTGGTCCTGGTTGTCGCCTTCATTGTCGCGCTCGTCAGCTTCCCGAGCTTGATCAAGTGTTGATTGCGCAAAGTCGGCAGAGTAAGTAGGATGTTGGCTATCGAGCAGCGAATGTGCATCTTGTTCGGAAATGTATTGACTATCAAAAACTACTTCGAACTGCAAAACGTTCAGCTTCAATACAAGGTAGTCGACGAGGGGCAGCTTACCTGAGGGTACGTCAACAAGTCCTCGTGGATGCTGAAGCCCGGTGATCGAGCTCCAACAAGCTGGATAGTCGCCAGCAAGAATAAATTGAAGCGGCGCATTATGCCGTAATTTTCCGGCGATAGCTCACATAGAGCTCAAAAAGTGCCAGCGCAGAAAATGAAGCGTcagagcagcaacagcaatgcCGCTCTACTGGTTGCCAAGCGTTAGTGGGAAAGGTGTCATGATGAGCGGAGCTGTGGAGTTTACCTTAGCCCACGTCTGTCATGACTAAGCCGATATTTTACCGGTATCAGATAAAGGTGAGAGAGACCACGGACGGGGAGGATCCAGTTGTTCTCCGACAAGTTTCTTCCAGATACGGTGAAGCAGGGACATTGTCACGGTCTGAAAACTCTGGAACTCAGGAGACGAAGAGGGGCCGAGTATCGGTGACGCCGCGAGAATGAGTTCAGTCACCAGTGCTTGTCTGTGTTTTggaactattattaatatctcCGTTGATGACAGCGCCTGACAATTACATCACAGCTCATTTCTCTTCGTCTCCTGAGAATTACGTTACAAATTGCTGACCATGTTAATGAGACagcgagatgatggaggttCAATTTCCAATATGTGCAGAAGCACAAGCATAGACATAAGTCGAGCTTCATTGTTACGTTACAGCAACTTCTAGAGCTTCATCAGACTCTGTTGATGAGGTCCGAGGTCGAAGCAGCAGAGTTTAGTCTAGCTACAGACTAAGAATTACTCGAATTATAATCTTACCTTATCCAAGATACAATCTTGAGCCTTGCGACTTCACCAGGATGGCATCGCAATGCCCATCAATGATCAACACCACAGACTCATCAACACGTGCCTCTCCTGGGAACATCCTCGCTTCGGAGCAGAACCGGCGTTCATGAGAAACTCCCGTGACTTGAACACGTGTCGAGTGGAAATTATTTGCTCCAGGGCCTGCTAGCTCAAACGGTGGGAATCTAGGTACTCAAGGGTCTTGCTTCTCCACGAGATTCACGAGATTCATCTCTCGATCTGTGAGTTGTCGGACCGCTAGAGCACCACTTTGACAGCGAATACCCAGCGAGGAGAAATTGCCGCTCCTCATATTTAGTCTCTTCTGACGTAGATTTTCACTGTGGGATATGCGCTAAATGTTCATCATGGCATGATATTGAGCTTTGGTCTGTTGAAGATCCCAGTTTTATGTCTCGCTTGAGTGCCGAGTTGAGTTGGCTCGCAAACTGACGACTGACTACCGGCAGGAGTTTGCGTAGTAGTATGGAGAACGGTTCGTGTCGCAATGCATCAGCCCTAGTATACGCTTGTTTAGTCTGTTTAGTCGGACTTACTCATGCGCCTAGGGACGGGTTTGATGTTGAATGAATGCCTCAAGCATGGGAACTCCTGGCTATAATGCCATTGGCCTAGTATTTCGGGTTAGTATCAACGCTTTGGCATCAGGTACGCGCAATATGCGGGCTATGAATTTGTAAGTGAGGATACAGGGTAGTTGAAACAAAAGATCCAACGCCAGTCGGGATTTGAGTCCGGTACAATCACAATGTACATATGTGGAATCGGGAATGAAATTCTTATCACACGCTATTGAACTCTCTATAACCGTTAGACCGGGGAAATTGAGTTTAGCATGGTCATTAACCAGGTTCTGTGCTGCTACGTATTAGCGAAGTGCCTGTAATGGCAATTGAAGTTGTTGTTATCTATTCCGTATCTAAACTGCattttcagcctcttcatctcGCACATTGACTCGAATAACGTGAGATTGCACGTGCACAGGTGCCAACGCATCGTTTGAGTCTGAGATGGGGACATTGTTTTGCACGTGCGCCTTTGCCCGCACGGCCATGAAGCTATCAATGGAACGTTTCCATCAATGATCTACGAAATTTCAAGTTGAGACGGGGGTCGAGCCTTGCATGATCAACGCAAGGAAAACAAACGAGCAAAGACATCTTAGTTAGCGGATGCCTGAAGGTTCTGAAGTTATCTCGGAGAAAATGCTACGAAGGTTGAGACTACTCTGTATGGCATGGAGCTATTGAGGCCGGAAGACGGTTCCGTGCCGATACAAATTTGGTGATGGGTTGCAGATTATGTATAGCACGGGAACTTATGGACGAGCATCAATTGCTACGGTTCCCTTTTTGTCTCTGTTAGAGCACGGCAGCATGTAGATAGCGCCAAGGTGTTGAGGTTCGAGTCAGTAGAATCAGcatgcctgcctgcctgcatGACACA belongs to Fusarium musae strain F31 chromosome 9, whole genome shotgun sequence and includes:
- the YOS1 gene encoding Protein transport protein yos1 (EggNog:ENOG41~BUSCO:EOG09264C3V): MRRFNLFLLATIQLVGARSPGFSIHEDLLTYPQFEVVFDSQYISEQDAHSLLDSQHPTYSADFAQSTLDQAREADERDNEGDNQDQNGPSHTYELMKLPPHEYLCSIPIIQPPEPENKTANELAKAEEARELTRATASGWELLSQLEDSCLYFMSGWWSYSFCNNKEIVQFHALPSIPNGQPPKRDPNTMDFTLGKVPAIPANAAHQAKLNGIENPPPAELQVKGDQRYLVQRLEGGTICDLTGRERTIEVQYHCVPGMKTDRIGWIKEVTICAYLMVVNTPRLCNDVAFLPPEETRANPISCKLIVGENDQTPLLDQAIPVKEAEAAQEPLKQEGEEAKPEEAKPQDAAKEPVNIGGVIVGARNVLSGADEAGKPPAKLSPPRSYFSNTDTDGERFIEVVASGKSKEDGAEVKLLSTEELERLDLKPSTVKDMTERMKKLAGKYGWKLELVELPGGEKELRGYIDADEDELAKNKAKLKKEKEALDKAKAEKKKAEGEGEGSQEEFFKKKDEL